A genomic window from Lotus japonicus ecotype B-129 chromosome 1, LjGifu_v1.2 includes:
- the LOC130720775 gene encoding xanthotoxin 5-hydroxylase CYP82C4-like, translated as MNTSLQLTLLAILVSLFFLWRAFLRKKRTNSKSTEAPVPAGAWPVIGHLHLLGGDDQLLYRTLGGMADRYGPAFNIWLGTRRAFVVSSWEVAKECFTTNDKALASRPTTVAAKHMGYNYAVFGFAPYSPFWREMRKIATLELLSNRRLEILKHVRVSELNMGVRDLYNLSVQKGSGNVLVELNKWLEDLTLNMVVRMVAGKRYFGASAKCDDGDEARRCQKAINQFFHLIGIFVVSDAVPFLRWFDVQGHERTMKKTAKELDAILEGWIHEHRKSRANGEVKAEGEQDFIDVMLSLQEEGQLSNFQHDSDTCIKSTCLAMILGGSDTSAGTLTWAISLLLNNPQALKKAQEELDLNVGMERQVEESDIRKLVYLQAIIKETLRLYPAGPLLGPREAQEDCNVAGYHVPAGTRLVVNIWKIQRDPRIYEDPSAFKPERFLTSHGSLDVRGQNFELIPFGSGRRSCPGISFALQVLHLTLARLLHSFEFATPSNEVVDMTESPGLTIPKATPLEVLITPRLPAQLYA; from the exons ATGAATACCTCATTGCAATTAACTCTTCTAGCCATTCTAGTATCTTTGTTCTTTCTCTGGCGGGCCTTTCTGAGAAAGAAGAGGACTAACAGTAAGAGCACAGAGGCTCCAGTCCCAGCTGGTGCTTGGCCAGTTATCGGTCACCTCCACCTCTTAGGCGGCGATGACCAACTCCTCTACCGAACACTCGGAGGAATGGCCGATCGATACGGGCCAGCATTCAACATATGGCTCGGTACTCGCAGAGCATTTGTGGTGAGTAGCTGGGAAGTGGCAAAGGAATGCTTCACAACAAATGACAAGGCTCTTGCTTCACGCCCCACAACAGTTGCTGCAAAGCACATGGGATACAACTATGCTGTGTTTGGCTTTGCACCTTACAGCCCCTTTTGGCGCGAAATGAGAAAGATTGCAACACTTGAGCTTCTCTCCAACCGCAG GCTTGAGATACTCAAGCATGTGAGAGTGTCTGAGCTCAACATGGGTGTAAGGGACTTATACAATTTGTCTGTCCAAAAAGGTTCTGGGAATGTGCTTGTGGAGCTTAATAAGTGGTTGGAGGATTTGACTCTGAACATGGTGGTTAGAATGGTGGCGGGGAAACGGTATTTTGGCGCCTCTGCTAAgtgtgatgatggtgatgaggcGAGGCGGTGCCAGAAGGCGATCAACCAGTTCTTTCATCTTATAGGGATTTTTGTGGTTTCGGACGCGGTTCCTTTTTTGCGTTGGTTTGATGTGCAGGGGCATGAGAGGACAATGAAGAAGACAGCCAAGGAGCTAGATGCTATACTTGAAGGGTGGATCCATGAGCATCGCAAGAGCAGAGCTAATGGCGAAGTTAAGGCAGAGGGTGAGCAGGATTTCATTGATGTCATGTTATCTCTTCAGGAGGAAGGTCAGCTTTCAAATTTCCAACATGATTCGGATACTTGCATCAAATCCACTTGCCTG GCTATGATACTCGGTGGCAGTGATACCTCAGCAGGAACACTTACTTGGGCCATCTCTTTACTCCTCAACAATCCCCAAGCATTAAAGAAGGCACAAGAAGAATTGGACCTGAATGTTGGCATGGAGAGGCAAGTTGAGGAGTCAGACATTAGAAAACTTGTGTATCTTCAAGCCATTATCAAGGAAACCCTGCGTCTATACCCAGCTGGTCCTCTACTAGGACCAAGGGAAGCACAGGAAGATTGTAATGTTGCTGGCTACCATGTCCCTGCCGGAACTCGCCTAGTGGTTAACATATGGAAGATTCAAAGGGATCCAAGGATTTATGAAGACCCTTCTGCCTTCAAACCAGAAAGATTTCTTACAAGCCACGGATCACTTGATGTTAGAGGCCAAAACTTTGAACTCATTCCCTTTGGCTCTGGAAGAAGGTCATGTCCTGGCATTTCATTTGCACTTCAAGTTCTTCACTTGACACTTGCTCGCCTGCTTCATTCCTTTGAATTTGCAACCCCATCAAATGAAGTAGTTGACATGACTGAGAGCCCTGGTTTAACCATTCCTAAGGCAACTCCATTGGAGGTTCTCATTACTCCTCGCCTTCCAGCCCAATTATATGCCTAG
- the LOC130748133 gene encoding uncharacterized protein LOC130748133, translating into MDIDYGDRSLPESLCDHGQAKPPDNGEGVRGPSFWDTLMGGAQTAASREVEDYMKTGKMKVEYAQGNKRLPKVFLDKSVTDNMYSPWKESLVVSLLGKTLGFRTMRTKLSNIWRLAGEFDLLDVDNGFYLVKFDLEEDKQKVMEGGPWMIFDHYLAVSTWSRDFVSPAAKVTKTLAWVRIPGLNVVYYDESFLLSIANVIGTPVKVDTNTLKAERGRFARICVEIDLTEPVVGKL; encoded by the coding sequence ATGGACATCGATTATGGAGACCGCTCTCTGCCTGAGAGCTTGTGTGACCATGGCCAAGCCAAACCGCCGGATAACGGGGAGGGGGTTCGCGGCCCATCCTTCTGGGATACGCTCATGGGAGGGGCCCAGACGGCTGCTTCCAGGGAGGTTGAAGACTACATGAAGACTGGCAAGATGAAGGTGGAATACGCCCAAGGGAACAAAAGGCTACCAAAGGTCTTCCTCGATAAATCGGTGACTGATAATATGTATTCTCCATGGAAGGAGTCCTTGGTTGTGAGTTTGCTGGGGAAAACACTTGGCTTTCGCACCATGAGGACCAAATTAAGCAATATTTGGAGGCTGGCGGGGGAGTTTGATCTTCTTGATGTGGACAACGGGTTTTATCTGGTTAAGTTTGATCTTGAGGAAGATAAGCAGAAGGTGATGGAGGGTGGTCCGTGGATGATATTTGACCACTACCTAGCCGTTTCGACATGGAGTCGGGATTTTGTTTCACCAGCAGCGAAGGTCACCAAGACCTTGGCTTGGGTTCGTATACCAGGACTGAATGTTGTCTACTATGATGAGAGTTTTCTGTTGTCCATTGCCAACGTGATAGGAACACCTGTCAAGGTTGATACTAACACTCTGAAAGCGGAACGAGGACGATTCGCACGAATATGTGTGGAGATTGATCTCACTGAACCAGTGGTTGGCAAACTCTAG
- the LOC130720729 gene encoding GEM-like protein 1 — protein sequence MSGDQPHPQPPTTTTTATTTTPTKPHDSDSHSTEYAPYPKLDPNDVVPPPPSQPINTPSPLDARGDAATTMPTESNPYVSPSPVPTSNSSAKNTLDSVKDALGRWGKKAAEATKKAEDLAGNMWQHLKTGPSFADAAVGRIAQSTKVLAEGGYEKIFRQTFQTVPEEQLVRTYACYLSTSAGPVMGVLYLSTAKLAFCSDNPLSYQTGEETQWSYYKVVIPLHQLRAVNPSISRTNPSEKYIQIISVDNHEFWFMGFVHYDSAVKHIQELLQPQ from the exons ATGAGCGGCGATCAACCACACCCCCaaccccccaccaccaccactaccgccactaccaccacccccACCAAACCCCATGACTCTGATTCTCACTCCACTGAGTACGCTCCTTACCCCAAACTCGACCCCAACGACGTcgttccaccaccaccatctcaaCCCATCAACACTCCTTCTCCACTCGATGCACGCGGCGATGCCGCCACCACCATGCCGACAGAGTCCAATCCCTATGTTTCTCCCTCGCCGGTTCCCACCTCCAATTCTTCTGCTAAGA ATACTTTGGATTCGGTGAAGGATGCTCTCGGAAGATGGGGTAAGAAAGCCGCTGAAGCTACCAAGAAGGCCGAAGATCTCGCCGGAAACATGTGGCAGCACT TGAAAACGGGTCCTAGTTTTGCTGATGCTGCTGTGGGGAGGATTGCTCAGTCAACAAAAGTTCTTGCTGAAGGGGGCTATGAGAAGATATTTAGGCAAACTTTTCAGACTGTTCCGGAGGAGCAGCTTGTTAGAACTTATGCGTGCTACCTTTCAACCTCAGCTGGACCTGTGATGGGGGTTTTATATTTGTCGACTGCGAAGCTGGCGTTTTGTAGTGATAACCCGCTTTCTTACCAGACGGGTGAGGAGACTCAGTGGAGCTATTATAAG GTGGTCATTCCATTGCATCAGCTGAGAGCGGTGAACCCTTCAATAAGCAGAACCAACCCATCAGAGAAGTATATACAGATTATCTCTGTTGACAACCATGAGTTTTGGTTTATGGGCTTTGTGCATTATGATAGTGCTGTTAAACATATTCAAGAACTATTGCAGCCTCAGTGA